One part of the Candidatus Poribacteria bacterium genome encodes these proteins:
- a CDS encoding T9SS type A sorting domain-containing protein codes for MKNKILISILSVLLILLFSPIVFSQDTVMRIEPSSLTPSDVGDIFSVDIVIEHGQNVTGCQVWLTYNPTVLKYADFEKGRFFPDDAFYGKMQFGELHSTKTRLRFPIVTFPPSQHSGDGTIITLYFEVLDVTTSYLLNLVEGDLSSGTGTLLSDVDRNLLLPHVDDHGNTKAKATRLSLGVDGARLGAIKPNSDVDYFEVKISGPGELRLYTFLGRDVVIELQDSTGSVPANDDIEYGPIEDLRLRHNVNAGIYYIKVTGTTENSTENYRLRANFTPESDDHGNTWADATPLPRDGSLPGVIEMGNDADYFRVEVPSRGELTLYTTGNLDTFGQLERATGDKTRNNNSGSGLNFRIHHDVIPQIYYVRVTASSNMTGSYTIHASFTPKVEELPDLTGDGSIDENDFLIVVAQFGLNSAPATTGDTIEDITDATVKDIYKDYEASGVISDVSIAVKTHADLNTDGTVDFADIELIAKELEDAGVFAAPNIARLTPDTVKQWMMETKQVWESDPAFFDGIAALEQFHTLLPPMATALLSNYPNPFNPETWIPYHLAKPADVRLTIYDINGRTVRTLDVGYQPAGHYQDRTRAAYWDGRNTYGEPVASGVYFYMLSAGDFTTTRRMLIRK; via the coding sequence ATGAAAAATAAGATACTTATTTCAATTCTAAGTGTGCTATTGATTTTGCTTTTTTCACCGATTGTTTTCTCACAGGATACGGTTATGCGTATTGAGCCTTCTTCTCTGACACCGTCCGATGTAGGGGATATATTTTCTGTTGATATTGTCATTGAACATGGACAGAACGTTACTGGGTGCCAAGTTTGGCTAACGTACAATCCCACTGTGCTCAAATATGCTGATTTTGAAAAAGGCAGGTTCTTTCCGGATGATGCATTTTACGGAAAAATGCAGTTTGGCGAACTGCATTCCACCAAAACGCGCTTGCGTTTTCCTATTGTGACTTTTCCTCCAAGTCAACACAGCGGGGACGGCACCATCATTACATTGTACTTCGAGGTTCTTGATGTCACCACCTCATATCTTCTGAATTTAGTTGAGGGGGACCTTTCCAGCGGAACGGGGACACTTCTCTCTGATGTTGACAGGAACTTGTTACTTCCTCATGTAGATGACCATGGAAATACAAAAGCCAAGGCGACACGACTCTCCTTGGGTGTAGACGGGGCTCGCTTGGGTGCGATAAAGCCGAACAGTGATGTCGATTACTTTGAGGTGAAGATAAGCGGTCCGGGGGAGTTGCGCCTTTATACCTTCCTCGGGCGTGACGTAGTTATAGAACTCCAAGATAGCACAGGTTCCGTGCCTGCAAACGATGATATAGAGTACGGTCCAATAGAAGACTTGCGTCTTCGTCACAATGTGAATGCCGGGATTTATTACATCAAAGTCACAGGAACCACCGAAAACAGCACTGAAAATTATAGACTCCGCGCGAATTTTACGCCTGAATCCGATGACCACGGCAATACCTGGGCTGATGCGACACCACTTCCCCGAGACGGGTCCCTCCCCGGTGTGATAGAAATGGGCAATGATGCAGATTACTTTCGCGTAGAAGTCCCAAGTAGAGGGGAGTTGACTCTCTATACTACCGGGAACCTTGATACCTTTGGGCAACTCGAAAGAGCCACAGGTGATAAAACAAGGAATAACAATAGTGGCAGCGGCTTAAACTTTCGCATCCACCACGACGTAATTCCCCAGATTTATTACGTCAGAGTCACAGCATCATCTAACATGACTGGAAGTTATACCATTCACGCAAGTTTTACGCCTAAAGTAGAAGAACTACCAGACCTCACCGGTGACGGTAGCATAGATGAAAACGATTTCCTGATAGTTGTCGCGCAGTTTGGATTGAATAGTGCACCTGCAACAACGGGTGATACGATCGAGGATATTACAGACGCTACTGTCAAGGACATTTATAAAGATTATGAAGCCTCCGGTGTTATTAGTGATGTCTCCATTGCCGTTAAGACACACGCAGATCTTAACACCGATGGCACTGTCGATTTTGCGGATATTGAGTTAATAGCGAAGGAATTAGAGGATGCAGGGGTGTTTGCTGCGCCGAACATCGCCCGCCTCACACCAGACACAGTCAAACAGTGGATGATGGAAACCAAACAGGTGTGGGAGAGCGATCCCGCTTTTTTTGATGGTATTGCAGCACTGGAACAATTTCATACGCTCTTGCCTCCTATGGCGACAGCACTCCTATCAAATTACCCAAATCCGTTCAATCCAGAGACATGGATACCGTATCACTTAGCAAAACCGGCTGATGTTAGGTTGACAATCTATGACATTAACGGGCGTACGGTACGTACCTTGGACGTAGGATACCAGCCCGCGGGGCACTACCAAGACCGGACGCGTGCAGCATATTGGGATGGTAGGAACACTTACGGGGAACCTGTCGCAAGTGGTGTCTATTTCTATATGTTGTCTGCTGGTGATTTCACAACCACCCGGCGGATGCTAATTCGTAAGTAG
- a CDS encoding dockerin type I domain-containing protein produces the protein MKKLKTLLVLLTLLTLFTLNGFAQDIPVVTLTSPGSSTDVIFSPDGQTIASVRDRFGIQFWDTMTASLRQTFIAERINSIAFSPDGALLAIVNRLGYAVWVWEVNTESVRAFEGHTSYVQSVAFSPDGKTLASGSWDRTVRLWNTETGRFEQILIDHTGEVNSIAFSPNGVLLASGGKDQTLRLWDVKTGEVIRRLEGHARSVNHVAFSPDSKILASSGDETVRLWDVDTGEVLHNIRASYATKSRVAFSPDGKTLASKRGIQLSLYDVKTGFLKQTLTTGAGGIAFSPDGALLASGGQDEKTISHGPDVIWLWDTHTLQEVRIITGHRSAVHSVAFSPDGQTVVSGSGQGWGIFFWESRTKKYLRSLPATGGKLLFSADGKILASSGSGRTDALRLWDVNTDKEIISFSAHLIDSFAFSPDGKMLAVGARSASYGAGSIYLLHVATGAIVFTLTGHQSGAVASVAFSPDGKTLASGGWDATLRVWNAMTGEDIRTLTGHTKSVASVAFSPDGKTLASGSSGYNLSLAPYLRDLGDTTILLWDAATGAHQRTLAGHTDSITSVAFSPDSKTLISGSADATIRFWDVPTGADRFTLTAHVAAVTSIALSGDGKTLVSGSTDTAIKFWDVSMLFEGVEEIQSLFADVNSDGVVNIQDLVLVASSFGQSVPEEDNPADVNKDGVVNIIDLVEVSAAIESNQNAAPRTFSQLQEANLTQAEVQKWLVQAQQLNLTDPTAQRGIRFLEQLLLALTPKETALLPNYPNPFNPETWIPYQLAADANVTVTIYAADGKLVRTLELGHQPAGNYQTKHRAAYWNGRNKFGERVASGVYFYTLTAGNFTSTRKMLIRK, from the coding sequence ATGAAAAAATTAAAAACACTCTTGGTATTACTGACGCTCTTAACTCTATTCACCTTAAACGGCTTCGCACAAGATATACCGGTAGTTACGCTTACGTCTCCGGGAAGTAGTACCGATGTCATTTTCAGTCCGGATGGACAGACGATTGCGAGCGTCAGGGACAGGTTTGGAATCCAGTTCTGGGATACGATGACAGCGAGCCTTCGCCAGACCTTCATAGCTGAGCGGATCAATAGTATTGCGTTTTCTCCCGATGGTGCGTTGCTTGCCATTGTGAATCGGTTGGGTTACGCCGTGTGGGTCTGGGAGGTCAACACTGAATCCGTTCGCGCCTTCGAGGGGCATACGTCTTATGTCCAAAGTGTTGCCTTTTCGCCGGATGGCAAGACCCTTGCCAGTGGAAGTTGGGATAGAACGGTCCGGCTCTGGAATACGGAAACAGGCAGATTCGAGCAAATACTTATAGATCATACGGGTGAGGTCAATAGTATTGCGTTTTCTCCCAATGGCGTGTTGCTTGCCAGTGGTGGCAAGGATCAAACGCTCCGACTCTGGGATGTCAAGACTGGTGAAGTTATCCGCAGGCTCGAAGGACATGCGCGCAGCGTCAATCATGTCGCTTTTTCACCGGATAGCAAAATACTTGCCAGTAGCGGGGACGAAACCGTGCGCCTCTGGGATGTCGATACGGGTGAAGTTCTTCACAATATCAGAGCAAGTTATGCCACGAAGAGTAGAGTCGCGTTCTCTCCTGATGGCAAAACCCTTGCGAGTAAACGTGGTATACAACTCTCTCTCTATGATGTCAAGACAGGTTTTCTGAAGCAGACGCTCACGACAGGAGCGGGAGGCATCGCTTTTTCGCCGGATGGGGCGTTGCTTGCCAGTGGGGGTCAGGATGAAAAAACGATCTCTCACGGACCTGATGTCATCTGGTTGTGGGATACCCATACTTTGCAAGAAGTTCGCATCATCACGGGGCACCGGTCTGCTGTCCATAGTGTTGCGTTTTCTCCCGATGGACAGACGGTTGTGAGCGGGTCTGGACAGGGATGGGGGATTTTCTTTTGGGAGTCCCGAACCAAAAAATATCTGCGGAGTTTACCGGCAACAGGGGGTAAGCTCTTATTCTCCGCTGATGGCAAAATACTTGCCAGTAGTGGGAGTGGGAGGACAGATGCGCTGCGTTTGTGGGATGTCAATACAGACAAAGAGATAATAAGTTTCAGTGCGCATCTGATCGATAGTTTCGCCTTCTCCCCTGATGGTAAAATGCTCGCTGTTGGTGCGCGATCCGCCAGCTATGGTGCCGGAAGTATCTATTTGTTGCATGTTGCGACGGGTGCGATTGTTTTTACCCTTACCGGTCATCAATCAGGCGCGGTCGCAAGCGTTGCCTTCAGTCCTGATGGTAAAACCCTTGCCAGTGGCGGGTGGGACGCTACCCTCCGAGTGTGGAATGCCATGACAGGTGAAGACATTCGCACGCTCACGGGGCATACAAAATCGGTCGCAAGCGTTGCCTTCAGTCCTGATGGTAAAACCCTTGCCAGTGGGAGTTCAGGCTATAATTTGAGTTTAGCACCTTACCTACGGGATTTAGGTGATACGACGATTCTGCTCTGGGACGCTGCAACAGGTGCACACCAACGGACGCTTGCTGGACATACGGATTCAATAACAAGCGTTGCGTTCAGTCCTGATAGTAAAACCCTTATCAGTGGGAGTGCTGACGCAACCATAAGGTTTTGGGATGTTCCGACAGGTGCTGACAGATTCACCCTCACCGCGCATGTGGCTGCCGTTACGAGTATAGCACTCTCTGGTGATGGCAAAACCCTTGTCAGTGGGAGTACTGACACAGCCATAAAGTTCTGGGATGTATCCATGCTATTTGAAGGTGTTGAGGAGATACAGTCGTTGTTTGCGGATGTCAACAGTGATGGCGTTGTCAATATCCAAGATTTAGTGTTGGTCGCCTCAAGTTTCGGGCAGTCGGTTCCAGAAGAAGACAACCCAGCGGATGTTAATAAAGACGGTGTTGTCAATATTATAGACCTTGTTGAGGTTTCGGCGGCGATTGAAAGCAACCAAAACGCTGCGCCAAGAACATTTTCACAACTTCAAGAAGCTAATCTTACACAAGCAGAAGTGCAAAAGTGGCTGGTACAAGCACAACAACTTAATCTGACAGATCCAACAGCACAACGCGGTATCCGCTTTCTTGAGCAGCTCTTGTTAGCACTAACACCGAAAGAGACAGCACTCTTGCCGAACTATCCCAATCCGTTTAACCCGGAGACGTGGATACCGTATCAGTTGGCAGCGGATGCGAATGTGACGGTGACTATCTATGCTGCGGATGGAAAGTTGGTACGGACACTTGAATTGGGACATCAACCTGCGGGAAACTACCAGACAAAGCACCGAGCCGCGTACTGGAATGGACGCAACAAATTTGGTGAGCGTGTCGCAAGTGGCGTGTATTTCTATACACTCACAGCAGGTAATTTTACCTCAACGCGTAAGATGTTGATACGGAAGTAG
- a CDS encoding sigma-54 dependent transcriptional regulator: protein MEEKVLIIDDNQSFGELKSFLTDNDYSPIIVNTVRKGLGKIKKCEDRIVVLLNVESSAEAGLKALARIKKDHPTVIVIIIGAGVQTARKAMPLGALDVLSTDTDIEHIRKVLDGALKRLSIRPPISDDDSDENEKSPKDPHPLVGEHKDMFELNKLIGRVARYEVSVLIEGETGTGKGLVARLIHEESERADEPFIAIDCGGIPSELLENELFGHEPGAFADARERKPGLFEVADGGTLFLDEIGNMALRLQSKLLNVLQTRKIRRVGGIEEHTVDVRIITATNRKLEKMVEREEFRMDLFHRLCGYKISLPPLRERKEDIPLLVAYFLQRIEEENDKPIYGVSEEVLKLFQEYNWPGNVRELDNCLKSATTNSRGEVILLDDLPPEIQKYRDDGGSEEDVGNTPSETLVAPVYENLFNLPVVVFCQFISDARSDVTDNQIARWWVEFSNYGRDRADKAKRKIDDWRVEWNTTWFTLPDLSERIKAVVDDALSQLSNRHRMGSEAEPISIKGRTLRGSVTAVLQEIVKAHGGDREKAAKELDMTVKELEKRLSYIVNEKEYEGDKEKAAGVLDIPVQQLEEWLSYWTEKDRDDRKNALQTTIEPSRELERFRGEDIRRLLTKSVISFVLEFFPRIEWRDKSPGAKIRVVHLALKILSKRLTGDRARLTEAHGCIYFGGMTLSQIERNIYRRAPYLYKSPKEAIEALDVDPRKFKEYWPENKPFPSHYTLFTG from the coding sequence ATGGAAGAAAAAGTATTAATCATTGATGATAATCAAAGTTTTGGCGAATTGAAGAGTTTCCTGACGGATAACGACTATTCCCCTATCATCGTTAACACCGTTCGTAAAGGCTTGGGAAAGATTAAAAAATGTGAGGATCGGATAGTTGTCTTGCTCAATGTAGAATCGTCAGCGGAAGCAGGTTTGAAGGCGTTGGCGCGAATTAAGAAAGACCACCCTACGGTAATCGTAATTATAATCGGAGCGGGGGTACAAACAGCGAGAAAGGCAATGCCTCTGGGAGCATTGGATGTTCTGTCTACAGACACCGATATAGAACATATCCGTAAGGTGCTTGACGGGGCGCTTAAACGGTTATCTATCCGCCCTCCCATTTCTGATGACGACTCTGATGAAAATGAAAAAAGTCCTAAGGACCCGCATCCGCTCGTTGGAGAGCATAAAGACATGTTTGAACTAAACAAATTAATTGGACGTGTAGCCCGCTATGAAGTTTCAGTCCTGATTGAAGGTGAAACAGGCACAGGAAAGGGATTGGTTGCGCGCTTAATTCACGAAGAAAGCGAGCGTGCAGATGAACCGTTTATCGCAATTGATTGTGGTGGGATACCCAGTGAACTCCTTGAAAATGAGTTGTTTGGTCATGAACCGGGGGCGTTCGCGGATGCGAGAGAGAGGAAACCTGGGCTATTCGAGGTAGCTGATGGGGGCACCCTTTTTCTTGATGAAATCGGCAATATGGCACTAAGACTCCAAAGTAAACTCCTGAATGTGCTGCAAACAAGAAAGATCAGGCGAGTGGGTGGAATTGAGGAGCATACGGTGGATGTGCGGATCATCACTGCTACCAATCGGAAATTGGAGAAAATGGTGGAGCGTGAGGAATTTCGAATGGATCTGTTTCATCGTCTCTGCGGCTATAAAATCTCCCTGCCGCCGTTGCGAGAACGGAAAGAGGATATTCCATTACTTGTGGCGTACTTTCTGCAGCGTATTGAGGAAGAAAATGATAAGCCAATATACGGTGTTTCTGAAGAAGTGCTGAAATTGTTCCAAGAGTATAATTGGCCCGGCAACGTCCGAGAGTTAGACAACTGCCTCAAAAGCGCGACAACCAATTCCCGAGGCGAGGTGATTTTACTGGACGACCTCCCACCAGAAATTCAGAAATATAGAGACGATGGAGGTTCCGAGGAAGATGTCGGAAATACACCTTCGGAAACGCTGGTGGCACCGGTATATGAAAACCTTTTTAATTTGCCGGTCGTAGTATTTTGTCAGTTTATCTCTGATGCGAGGTCAGATGTCACTGACAACCAAATCGCCAGGTGGTGGGTAGAGTTTTCTAATTATGGGCGCGACCGTGCCGATAAGGCCAAACGCAAAATTGATGATTGGAGGGTCGAATGGAACACGACTTGGTTCACGCTTCCTGATTTATCGGAACGCATTAAGGCGGTGGTTGACGACGCTCTTTCTCAATTATCAAATCGGCATAGGATGGGTTCCGAAGCCGAACCTATCAGCATAAAAGGAAGAACACTCAGAGGTAGCGTCACAGCAGTTCTGCAGGAGATCGTAAAGGCACATGGTGGTGACAGAGAAAAGGCTGCGAAAGAATTGGATATGACTGTGAAGGAGCTGGAGAAGCGGCTCTCGTATATTGTCAACGAAAAGGAGTATGAGGGTGATAAAGAAAAGGCTGCGGGAGTGTTGGATATTCCTGTACAGCAGCTGGAGGAGTGGCTATCATATTGGACCGAAAAAGACAGAGATGATAGGAAAAATGCACTTCAAACTACTATAGAGCCTTCACGTGAACTCGAACGATTTCGGGGTGAGGATATCAGAAGACTTCTCACAAAGTCAGTCATTTCCTTTGTTTTGGAGTTTTTCCCGCGTATAGAATGGCGGGATAAAAGTCCCGGTGCGAAAATACGGGTTGTCCATCTCGCTTTGAAGATTTTATCTAAGCGTTTGACTGGAGATCGTGCGCGTTTGACTGAAGCTCATGGTTGTATCTATTTTGGCGGCATGACCCTTTCGCAAATTGAAAGGAATATTTATCGCCGGGCACCATACCTATACAAGAGCCCTAAGGAAGCCATTGAGGCACTCGACGTAGACCCGAGAAAGTTCAAGGAGTACTGGCCTGAGAATAAACCATTCCCAAGTCATTACACACTTTTTACGGGTTAG
- a CDS encoding S8 family serine peptidase produces MKNVSTLTIGFSIIVFTLLSATIDTANPDSVSTLRRTDDISRSKAAFAVVGEEIARGLNLHILSESDYWKLRGPVLLDPQTDIHFQLREHFDRIVNTVDFGASLDAGSSSQNSPISRGNKPVLYKKASEIIRDFIARGYISVIIVSHAPIGMGEMAAIRGLQGEVRYTYEIINSASVFVPLKNVASLIKLPFITEVWPNSKGHLALADSTPQIGADKVHKQPANGGLGVTGKGVFVGVVDTGIYRTHSEFTGRLSRGNERGLTHALSDPDEITYCGNNTELHGTFVAGIIGAADNGNNITGVAPEVEFLDAAYVLLLRRVFEGDYDDAMDAIKWAAHPPRWYAPDADDKADVVNLSSGWPPWMYGRKGEDPMSKLINDLVADHGKVFVTSAGNGALRRTSGPIWATGDNAIHNFDIKNQDAVRVTLIWGDHTEDLDLVIWDSSNGKKIRESSNHGTYYEQLDFDTNQSHKYTVQVVGHDVSSPQQYEVWLTGKNGCEKNPEFESPNSEKTVFVPGYSRNVITVGAVDMDKNNKIADSSSQGSDTDLIKPEVVAPGVDITSPVAPGGYATRSGTSAAAPHVAGVAALILDAVGKNKAGKWNFSPDEVKSAIVRGAEDITNKLPNNTFGAGLVKADNIIFGGTVNPGKKLCFKITLRLVKYWYNNFYLNAENDYPRDVSVAFAVAISWEDNSRDLDLEFLDQNGNPVGPLVAHDQESNYEKISARLPMAFNPGDFFYLNVIHNNPAGKSIRFTGASTHPIKRVELDVNCDGVVNLKDLVEVAKKFKAVGVNIEDINGDGIVDLDDMKIIAKKMAGAPAAPTGSQVAIETIQQWLAEAKQTGNTDPDFLRGIAMLEQLVALLTPMETALLANYPNPFNPETWIPYQLATTADVTLTIYDIQGRVVRALDLGHQRAGTYHARSRAAYWDGRNAVGEPVASGVYFYTLKAGDFSATRKLLIRK; encoded by the coding sequence ATGAAAAACGTATCTACATTAACAATCGGTTTTAGCATCATAGTTTTTACATTGCTGAGTGCAACTATAGACACTGCTAATCCTGATTCGGTCAGCACCCTTCGCCGCACAGATGACATCTCGCGTAGCAAAGCGGCGTTTGCAGTAGTTGGTGAAGAAATCGCCCGCGGTTTAAACCTGCACATACTTTCTGAATCGGACTATTGGAAACTGCGAGGTCCCGTGCTCTTAGACCCCCAAACGGATATCCACTTCCAACTCCGAGAACATTTCGATAGAATTGTCAACACTGTCGATTTTGGCGCATCGTTGGATGCTGGTTCTTCGAGCCAAAACTCGCCAATAAGCCGGGGTAATAAACCTGTACTCTATAAGAAAGCCTCGGAGATTATCCGTGATTTTATCGCACGAGGGTATATCTCTGTTATTATTGTGTCTCATGCGCCAATTGGGATGGGTGAAATGGCGGCAATTCGTGGGCTGCAGGGTGAGGTGCGCTATACATACGAAATTATTAACAGTGCATCCGTTTTCGTTCCCCTTAAAAATGTCGCTTCTTTGATAAAACTGCCGTTTATCACGGAAGTATGGCCGAATAGTAAAGGACATTTAGCACTAGCTGACAGTACCCCACAAATCGGAGCAGATAAGGTTCATAAACAGCCTGCTAATGGTGGACTTGGTGTTACCGGAAAGGGCGTCTTTGTTGGTGTTGTTGATACTGGTATATATAGAACACATTCCGAGTTTACAGGTAGACTTAGCCGGGGGAATGAAAGAGGATTGACCCACGCCCTCAGTGATCCAGATGAAATAACATATTGTGGAAATAATACAGAGTTGCATGGTACTTTTGTAGCAGGTATTATTGGTGCTGCAGACAATGGTAACAATATAACTGGGGTTGCTCCAGAAGTAGAATTCCTTGATGCTGCGTATGTTCTTTTGTTGCGTAGGGTCTTTGAAGGTGATTATGATGATGCAATGGATGCAATTAAATGGGCTGCTCATCCGCCTCGGTGGTATGCTCCAGATGCCGACGATAAAGCTGACGTTGTCAATCTAAGTTCCGGTTGGCCCCCTTGGATGTATGGACGGAAGGGGGAGGATCCAATGAGCAAGTTAATTAATGACCTCGTAGCTGACCATGGGAAAGTCTTTGTAACTTCCGCTGGGAATGGGGCATTGCGCCGCACAAGTGGTCCAATATGGGCCACAGGAGATAATGCAATACACAATTTTGATATTAAAAACCAAGACGCTGTTAGGGTTACCCTGATATGGGGCGACCACACTGAGGATTTAGACTTAGTGATTTGGGATTCTTCCAATGGCAAGAAGATCAGGGAATCGAGTAATCACGGCACATATTATGAGCAGCTAGATTTTGACACTAATCAGTCCCACAAATATACCGTTCAGGTGGTGGGGCACGACGTTTCAAGTCCTCAACAGTATGAAGTCTGGCTAACAGGAAAAAACGGTTGTGAAAAAAATCCTGAATTTGAATCACCTAATAGCGAAAAGACCGTCTTTGTCCCTGGATACAGCAGGAACGTTATCACCGTTGGTGCTGTGGATATGGATAAGAATAATAAGATAGCTGATTCTTCTAGTCAAGGTTCTGACACGGATTTAATTAAACCGGAAGTGGTAGCTCCTGGTGTGGATATTACGTCGCCAGTAGCACCCGGTGGGTATGCCACCAGGAGCGGCACGAGCGCGGCCGCCCCTCATGTCGCTGGCGTTGCAGCGTTAATTCTTGATGCTGTTGGGAAAAATAAGGCTGGGAAATGGAATTTCAGTCCGGACGAGGTCAAATCAGCGATAGTACGTGGGGCAGAAGATATTACGAACAAACTACCTAATAACACTTTTGGCGCAGGGCTCGTGAAAGCGGATAACATAATCTTCGGCGGCACGGTGAATCCTGGAAAGAAGCTATGTTTTAAAATTACGCTCCGCCTGGTCAAATATTGGTATAACAATTTTTACTTAAATGCTGAAAACGATTATCCGCGGGATGTCTCTGTTGCTTTCGCTGTTGCTATTTCGTGGGAGGACAATAGCAGGGATTTAGACTTGGAGTTTTTAGATCAAAACGGCAATCCCGTTGGTCCTCTCGTCGCTCATGATCAGGAATCGAATTACGAAAAAATCAGTGCCCGACTCCCTATGGCTTTCAACCCTGGGGACTTCTTTTATCTTAATGTTATCCATAACAACCCGGCAGGTAAGTCTATCCGTTTTACCGGGGCTTCAACACATCCAATCAAGCGTGTGGAATTAGATGTTAACTGTGATGGTGTTGTCAACCTTAAAGATCTTGTGGAAGTCGCCAAGAAATTCAAAGCAGTTGGTGTAAATATAGAGGATATTAACGGCGATGGTATCGTAGACCTAGATGATATGAAAATTATCGCGAAGAAAATGGCCGGTGCCCCCGCTGCACCAACTGGCTCCCAAGTCGCGATAGAGACAATTCAGCAATGGTTAGCGGAAGCTAAGCAGACGGGGAACACTGACCCTGACTTTCTCCGGGGCATCGCGATGTTAGAGCAGCTCGTTGCTCTCTTGACCCCTATGGAGACAGCACTGCTTGCGAACTATCCAAACCCGTTCAATCCGGAAACGTGGATACCTTATCAGTTAGCAACCACCGCCGATGTCACACTGACGATCTATGACATCCAAGGGCGCGTGGTGCGTGCTTTGGATTTAGGACATCAGCGTGCAGGGACGTACCACGCGCGGAGCCGTGCCGCGTATTGGGATGGTAGAAACGCAGTCGGTGAACCCGTTGCAAGTGGTGTCTATTTCTATACGCTCAAAGCAGGCGACTTTTCTGCAACGCGGAAACTCCTCATCCGGAAGTAG